From the genome of Streptomyces sp. S4.7:
CCGCTACCGCGATCCGATCCTGAACACCCGCACCCTCGTCATCGCGATCTCGCAGTCCGGCGAGACGATGGACACGCTGATGGCGCTGCGGCACGCGCGCGACCAGGGCGCCACCGTCCTCGCGATCTGCAACACCAACGGCTCGACCATCCCGCGTGAGTCGGACGCCGTCCTCTACACGCACGCGGGCCCCGAGGTCGCGGTCGCGTCCACGAAGGCGTTCCTGACGCAGCTCGTGGCCTGCTATCTGGTCGCGCTGTATCTGGGGCAGTTGCGCGGCACCGAGTACGGCGACGAGATCCGCGCCGTGATCCGTGACCTGTCGCGCATCTCGTGCGAGGTCGAGCGCGTGCTGGAGACGATGGAGCCGGTGAGGGAGCTGGCGCGCTCCCTCGCCGACAAGCGCACGGTGCTCTTCCTGGGGCGGCACGTCGGCCACCCGGTGGCGCTGGAGGGCGCGCTGAAGCTGAAGGAGCTGGCGTACATGCACGCCGAGGGCTTCGCGGCCGGCGAGCTGAAGCACGGACCGATCGCGCTGATCGAGGAGGACCTGCCGGTGGTGGTCGTCGTACCCTCACCGCGCGGGCGTTCGGTGCTGCACGACAAGATCGTGTCGAACATCCAGGAGATCAGGGCGCGGGGAGCGCGGACGATCGTGATCGCGGAGGAGGGGGACGAGGCCGTGGTGCCGTACGCGGACCATCTCATCCGTGTCCCGGTGACGCCTACGCTCCTTCAGCCGCTGGTCTCGACGGTGCCGTTGCAGGTCTTCGCCTGCGAACTGGCGACGGCGCGCGGCAACGAGGTGGACCAGCCGAGGAATCTGGCGAAGTCCGTGACGGTGGAGTGAGCCACGGCGAGTGAGAGATGGGGCAGTGCAGTGATCATCGGGGTGGGGATCGATGTCGCGGAGATCGAACGTTTCGCGGCGGCAATGGAGCGCACACCGGCCATGGCCGACCGGCTGTTCTCGGAGCCGGAGTTGCTGCTGCCGAGCGGTGAGCGGCGCGGTATCGCCTCACTGGCCGCCCGCTTCGCGGCCAAGGAGGCACTGGCCAAGGCGCTCGGCGCGCCGGGCGGGCTGCACTGGACGGACGCCGAGGTGTACGTCGAGGAGAGCGGGCAGCCCCGGCTGCGGGTACGGGGGACCGTGGCGGCGCGGGCGGCGGAACTGGGCGTGCGGGCCTGGCACGTGTCGCTCAGTCATGACGCCGGGATCGCGTCGGCGGTGGTGATCGCGGAGGGGTGACGCCGCGTCCGGTGCGGCAGACTCGTGGCATGCGTACTGCGTACAGCGTGGAGACCGTACGGACCGCCGAGCGGGAGCTGATGGACCGGCTCCCCGACGGCGTATTGATGCAGCGCGCGGCCGCCGGACTGGCCGCCGCGTGCGCGGATCTGCTGCGGCGGAGAGGGCGGGTGTACGGGGCGAGGGTCGTGCTGCTCGTCGGGAGCGGCGACAACGGCGGCGACGCCTTGTACGCCGGGGCCCGGCTCGCGCGGCGCGGGGCAGCGGTGACGGCCGTCCTGCTGGCGGCGGGGCGCGCGCACGCGGGCGGGCTGGCGGCGCTGTCGGGCGCGGGCGGGCGGCTCGTCGACAACACCTCCGCCCCCTCCGGCCCGTTCGACGCGCTGGCCGCCGCCGACCTCGTCCTGGACGGCATCACCGGCATCGGCGGGCGCGGCGGGCTGCGGCCCGACGCCGTACCCCTGGCACGCGCGGCGCGTGACTCGGACGCGGTGGTCGTGGCCGTCGACCTGCCGAGCGGGGTCGAGGCGGACAGCGGCGAGGTGGTGGGGGATGCGCTGCGCGCGGATGTGACGCTGACCTTCGGCACGTACAAGTGCGCCCATCTGATCGACCCGGCACGCGAGTACGCGGGGGCCGTGGGGCTCGTCGACATCGGGCTCGGCGCGGTGCTGCCGCCGGTGCCGGAGCTGGAGGGGCTCCAACACGCGGATGTGGCGCGGCTGTTGCCGGTGCCGACGGGCGAGAGTGACAAGTACCGGCGCGGTGTCGTCGGGGTCGTGGCCGGTTCGGCGCGCTATCCGGGGGCGGCGGTGCTCGCGGTGGCGGGCGCGCTGCACGGCGGCGCGGGGGCGGTGCGGTACGTCGGGCCCGCCGGGGACGCGGTCGTCGCCCGCTTCCCCGAGACGCTGGTCCACGCCGGTCCGCCGGCGAAGGCGGGCCGCGTCCAGGCCTGGGTGGTCGGTCCCGGTCTGGGCGAGGAGCCGGGCGTACGGGACGCGCTGGCGTCCGACGTGCCGGTCCTGGTCGACGCGGACGGTCTGCGCGGGCTGGACGCCGGGGTCGTACGGGCGCGTACGGCCCCCACGCTGCTCACCCCCCACGCGGGGGAGGCGGCGGCGCTGCTGGAGGTGCCCCGTGAGGAGGTCGAGTCGGCGCGGCTGACCGCGGTACGGGAACTGGCCGCCCGCTACGGCGCGACGGTGCTGCTGAAGGGCTCGACGACCCTGGTCGCCGACCCGGACACCGCGCTCCCCGTCCGGGTGAACCCCACGGGCACCCCCTGGCTGGCCACGGCGGGCAGCGGCGACGTCCTCTCGGGTCTGACGGGCTCCCTGCTCGCGGCGGGCCTCGGGGCACGGGACGCGGGGTCGGTGGGGGCGTATCTGCACGGTCTGGCGGCGCGGAGCGCGGCGCGGGGGGCGCCGGTGAGCGCGGAGGACGTGGGGGCGGCGCTGCGGGGGGCGTGGCGGGACGTGTCGGAGGAGGGCTGAGCATTCCCCGGGCCCCCGGAGCCTGGACCCCGTTCGTCCTCGATCGCCGGACGGGCCGCGGGTGCGGCTCGGCCGGCGGTGGACCCTCCCAGGTGGGACGGGTGGCTCTGAGAGACTGTCGGGGATGACCGGAACCGTTCATACCTCAGCCCTTCGGGGGCGCGCCGAGATCGATCTCGGCGCGCTCCGCGGGAACGTCCGCGCCCTGCGGGCGCGCCTCGCGCCCGGCGCCGGCCTGATGGCCGTCGTGAAGTCCGACGCCTACGGGCACGGCGCGCTGCCCTGCGCGCGGGCCGCGCTCGACGCCGGGGCGCTCTGGCTCGGGACCGCGACGCCGCACGAGGCGCTCGCGCTGCGTGACGCCGGGATCCGGGCCCCGATCCTGTGCTGGCTGTGGACCCCCGGCGACCCCTGGCGCGAGGGCATCGAGGCCGGTCTCGACATGTCCGTCTCCGCGATGTGGGCCCTGCGCGAGGTGACGCGGGCCGCGCGGGAGGCCGGGCGGACCGCGCGGATCCAGCTCAAGGCCGACACCGGACTCGGCCGCAACGGGTGCCAGCCCGCCGACTGGCCCGAACTCGTCGCCGCGGCCCGCGCCGCCGAGGTCGCTGGCACCGTCCGCGTCACCGGCCTGTGGTCGCACTTCGCGTGCGCGGACGAGCCCGGCCACCCGTCGACCGCCGCGCAGCTCGATGTGTTCCACGAACTGGTCGCGTACGCCGAGAAGGCGGGCATCGAGCCCGAGGTCCGGCACATCGCGAACTCCCCGGCCGCCCTCACCCTCCCCGAGTCGCACTTCGATCTCGTACGGACCGGCATCGCGCTCTACGGCATCTCACCCAGCTGCGAACTGGGCAGCTCCGCGGAGTTCGGGCTGCGGCCCGTGATGACGCTCACCGCGTCCGTGGCGCTGGTGAAGAGGGTCCCCGAGGGCCACGGCGTCAGTTACGGCCACCGGTACCGCACCCCCGCCGAGACGACCCTCGGCCTGATCCCCCTGGGATACGCGGACGGCGTCCCGCGCCACGCGTCCGGCAAGGGCCCCGTGCTCGTCGGCGGGGAGGTGCGGCGGGTGGCGGGCCGGATCGCCATGGACCAGTTCGTGGTCGACCTCGGTACCGGCCCGGACGCCGACGCCGTCCGGGAGGGCGCGCCCGCCGTCCTGTTCGGGCCCGGTGACCGGGGTGAGCCGACCGCCGCCGACTGGGCCGAGGCGGCCGACACCATCGCGTACGAGATCGTGACCCGGATCGGTCCGCGCGTTCCCCGCGTCTATGTGGACGGCGCGGATGGGCAAGAAGAGGGTGTCGGCGGAGACGGACGAGGAGCGGGACGTTGAGCGAGAGCACAGCGGGGGACCTGGCGTCGGCCGCCGCGAAGGCGGCCGACGCCGCCAACGGCGGAGGCAACTGGCGGCTGGCGGGTGTCGCCGGGACGGCGATAGGCGTGATCGCCGCCGGCGCCGCGGCGGGTGTCGCCATCGAGCGGCTGACCGTGGGCCGGGGCATGCGGAAGAAGGCCCGGCTCGCACTCGACTCGGCGGGGCCGTACGGCGCGCTGCGCGGCACCCCCGGCACGGCCGTCGCCGACGACGGCACCGAGCTGTACTTCGAGGTCGACGACGTCGACCCGGAGACCGGCGCGGGCGCCCCGCGCCGCCGACGGCTCTTCGGCCGCAAGGCCCCGGCGCCCGTCACCGTCGTCTTCAGCCACGGCTACTGCCTCAACCAGGACTCCTGGCACTTCCAGCGCGCCGCGCTGCGCGGTCTGGTGCGGACCGTCTTCTGGGACCAGCGCAGCCACGGCCGCTCCGGCCGGGGCGCCGCGCAGCAGGGCCCGGACGCCGTGCCCGTCTCCATCGACCAGCTCGGCCGCGACCTCGGGGCGGTCATCGGCGAGGCCGCGCCCGAGGGCCCGGTCGTCCTCGTCGGCCACTCCATGGGCGGTATGACGATGATGGCCCTCGCGGGCCACTGCCCCGAACTCGTAAGGGACCGGGTCGTCGGCGCCGCGTTCGTCGGGTCCTCCAGCGGCAGACTCGGCGAGGTCAGCTTCGGGCTGCCGGTGGCGGGGGTGAACGCCGTACGCCGCGTACTGCCCGGCGTGCTGAAGGCGCTCGGCTCGCAGACCGAGCTGGTCGAACGGGGCCGGCGGGCCACCGCCGATCTCTTCGCCGGGCTGATCAAGCGCTACTCGTTCAGCTCGAAGGACGTGGACCCGGCCGTCGCGCGGTTCGCCGAGCGGCTGATCGAGGGGACGCCGATCGATGTGGTGGCGGAGTTCTACCCGGCGTTCACCGAGCACGACAAGTCGGACGCGCTGCCGGGCTTCATGGACATCCCGGTGCTGGTGCTGGCCGGGGACCGCGATCTCGTCACCCCCAGCTCGCACAGCGAGGCCATCGCGGACCTGCTGCCGGACTCCGAGCTGGTGATAGTGCCCGACGCCGGCCATCTCGTGATGCTGGAGCATCCGGAGGCGGTCACCGACCGGCTCGCCGACCTGCTGGTACGGGTGGGCGCCGTCCCGGCAGCCACTAACGTGGGTTCGTATGGAAGCACCGCACAGCCCGGCAGCTGAGACCGGCGACCGCACGGCCGCCACGGCCCGTACCACCGCCCGTGTCACCGTCGACTCACCTGAACGCATGAGCGAGCTGGGCCGCAGGCTCGCCGCTCTGCTGCGCCCCGGCGACCTGGTGATGCTCACCGGTGAACTCGGCGCCGGGAAGACGACGCTGACCCGTGGACTGGGCGCCGGGCTCGGCGTACGCGGCGCGGTCACGTCGCCGACCTTCGTCATCGCCCGGGTCCATCCCTCCCTGACCTCGGGACCGCCGCTCGTGCACGTGGACGCGTACCGGCTCGGCGGCGGCCTGGACGAGATGGAGGATCTGGACCTCGACGTGTCGCTGCCGGACTCGGTGGTGGTCGTGGAGTGGGGCGAGGGGAAGGTCGAGGAGCTGTCGGACGACCGGCTGCACGTGGTGATCGACCGTCTCGTGGGGGCCGTGGATCCGCTCGCCGCGCAGGACGACCGGCGCGAGGTCACCCTCACGGGCATCGGCGGGCGCTGGTCCGGCGTCGACCTGGCCTCACTGGCCGCCTGAGCCCACCGCCGGGGACTCCCACGGCGACCGTGCGTCCGTGCTTTCCGACAAGACGTCGGTAAACTCTTGCGTGTGCCGTGCGGCGCGTGGTCACATGGTAAACGAGATTTGGTTAGGTCTGCCTAACCACGCTTGCCCCCGGAGCCTCAGGAGGCATCCATGCCGGCATCAGAGAGCACCGAAGCGCGACCGTCGGAGCCGACGGTCCAGTCTCCCGATCCCTCGTCCGTGTCGATGAGCGATCTGCTGGCATCGTGCGCGGCGGCCAGCGTCGTATCGACCCCGCCGACCGAGAGCCCGGCCGGGGTGCGCGGCGACGCGGACGCAGAGGACGCCGCGTAGCGCGCCGTGACCGCGGAGCGCCACGCATTTGACTGCCACTTGCCACAGGAGTTCGGGGCTACGGGACGACGACGACCTTCGCACCGACGGTCGCGAACGCCCACATCGCGTCGCCGTCCGCCGTACTCATCCGCACGCCACCCGTCCTCAGCGTCGGATCCGGGCTCGCCATCGACCCGTCGACCGCCGAGCTGAACCCGATCGCGACCTGGTCCACGCTCGCGAACCGCACCACGTGCTCGATGTCCACCCCGTCCGACCCGGTGACCTTCTCCGACCGCGACGTGACCTTGTAGGTGCCCGGCGGCGGGCTCACCGTGCTCGGCATGACCACGAAGGTCCGCGGCTTCTGCCCCGCCCCGCCCGCCAGCCACACACGCTTCGCGTCCAGCGCGTAGACGACGCGAGGACCGCTGCCCGACTTCGCGGGCACCGCGTGCGCGTCCTTCTTCTTCTCCGGCGCGGGAGAGGCGGAGGCCGAGGAGCCGGGCTTCTTCGGCGCCGCGAACTGGTCCGGCACGTTCGCCGACGCCTGGTACGCGAGGAAACCGACACCGGCGACGGCCAGCGCGGTGAGCCCGGCCACGAATCCCGAGCTGCTCCTGGACACCTTGATCCACCTCTCGTACGTACGTCTCGGTGGTGACGGTAGCAGCAGGCGGGAGAGGGGACAGGGCGCCGTGCCCGGTGCCGGGAGCCGTAGGCTGTTTGTGTGCTCCTGCTCGCCGTTGATACCGCCACCCCCGCCGTCACCGTCGCCCTGCACGACGGTGTCTCCGTCCTCGCCGCCGAGAGTCAGGTCGACGCGCGCCGGCACGGGGAGCTGCTGCTGCCCGCCGTCGACCGTGTGCTCGCCGGGGCCGGTCTCGCGCTCGGCGCCGTGACGGACCTGGTCGTCGGCGTGGGCCCCGGCCCGTACACCGGACTGCGCGTCGGCCTCGTCACCGCCGCCGCCTTCGGCTCGACCCTCGGGGTGCCGGTCCACGGGCTGTGCACGCTGGACGGACTCGCGTACGCCGCCGGACTCGACCAGCCCTTCGCGGTGGCGACGGACGCGCGCCGCAAGGAGGTCTACTGGGCGCGGTACGCGGACTCCCGTACGCGGCTGACCGAGCCCGCCGTCGACCGGCCCGCCGACATCGCTGCCGAGCTGGCCGGACTGCCGGTCGTCGGGGCGGGCGGCGCGCTCTACCCGGACGCGTTCCCCGACACCCGTACCCCCGCGCACCAGTCGGCCGCCGCGCTCGCGTCCCTGGCCGCGGAGAGACTCGCGGCGGGCGACACCGACGGATTCCTGCCGCCGCTGCCGCTCTATCTGCGCCGCCCCGACGCGCAGGTGCCCAAGAACTACAAGGTGGTCACTCCCCGGTGATCGACGCGACCGACATCACCGGGCGCGGCGCCGGCCCGAGCGGCCCGGCGCTGCGCGAGATGCGCTGGTGGGACATCGAGACCGTGCTCGCCCTGGAGTACGACCTGTTCCCCGAGGACGCCTGGTCGCCCGGCATGTTCTGGTCCGAACTGGCCCACGCGCGCGGCCCGGCCGCCACCCGCCGCTACGTCGTCGCCGAGACCCCCGAGGGGCGGATCGTCGGCTACGCCGGACTCGCCGCCGCCGGCGGCCTCGGCGACGTACAGACCATCGCCGCCGCCCGGGACCAGTGGGGCACCGGGCTCGGCTCCCGGCTGCTCACCGATCTGCTCCAGCACGCCACCGCCTTCGAGTGCGAGGAGGTGCTGCTCGAAGTACGGGTGGACAACCCGCGCGCGCAGAAGCTGTACGAGCGCTTCGGCTTCGAGCCCGTCGGCTTCCGCCGGGGCTACTACCAGCCGGGCAACGTCGACGCGCTCGTCATGCGCCTGTCGTTGCTGGACGGCCCCCACGGACAAGGAAGAACTGGGATCCATGGCTGACGAACCCCTCGTCCTCGGTATCGAGACCTCGTGCGACGAGACGGGCGTGGGCATCGTCCGCGGCACGACCCTGCTCGCCGACGCCATCGCCTCCAGCGTCGACGAGCACGCCCGCTTCGGCGGCGTCGTCCCCGAGGTCGCCTCCCGAGCGCACCTGGAGGCGATGGTGCCGACCGTCGAGCGCGCCCTGAAGGAGGCGGGGGTGAGCGCCCGCGACCTCGACGGGATCGCGGTCACGGCCGGCCCCGGACTGGCCGGCGCACTGCTGGTCGGCGTCTCGGCGGCGAAGGCGTACGCGTACGCGCTCGGCAAACCGCTCTACGGCGTGAACCACCTCGCCTCGCACATCTGCGTCGACCAGCTGGAACACGGGCCGCTGCCCGAGCCGACGATGGCGCTGCTCGTCAGTGGCGGGCACTCGTCGCTGCTGCTCGCGCCGGACATCACCGCCGACGTGCGCCCCATGGGCGCGACCATCGACGACGCGGCGGGTGAGGCCTTCGACAAGATCGCCCGCGTGCTCCAGCTCGGTTTCCCCGGCGGCCCGGTGATCGACCGGCTCGCACGTGAGGGCGACCCCGCGTCGATCGCCTTCCCGCGCGGACTGACCGGTCCGCGCGACGCCCCGTACGACTTCTCCTTCTCCGGGCTCAAGACGTCCGTCGCCCGCTGGATCGAGGCGAAGCGCGCGGCGGGCGAGGACGTGCCCGTACGGGACGTGGCCGCGTCCTTCCAGGAGGCGGTGGTGGACGTGCTGACCCGAAAAGCCGTACGCGCCTGCAAGGACGAGGGCGTCG
Proteins encoded in this window:
- the alr gene encoding alanine racemase; amino-acid sequence: MTGTVHTSALRGRAEIDLGALRGNVRALRARLAPGAGLMAVVKSDAYGHGALPCARAALDAGALWLGTATPHEALALRDAGIRAPILCWLWTPGDPWREGIEAGLDMSVSAMWALREVTRAAREAGRTARIQLKADTGLGRNGCQPADWPELVAAARAAEVAGTVRVTGLWSHFACADEPGHPSTAAQLDVFHELVAYAEKAGIEPEVRHIANSPAALTLPESHFDLVRTGIALYGISPSCELGSSAEFGLRPVMTLTASVALVKRVPEGHGVSYGHRYRTPAETTLGLIPLGYADGVPRHASGKGPVLVGGEVRRVAGRIAMDQFVVDLGTGPDADAVREGAPAVLFGPGDRGEPTAADWAEAADTIAYEIVTRIGPRVPRVYVDGADGQEEGVGGDGRGAGR
- a CDS encoding NAD(P)H-hydrate dehydratase, which gives rise to MRTAYSVETVRTAERELMDRLPDGVLMQRAAAGLAAACADLLRRRGRVYGARVVLLVGSGDNGGDALYAGARLARRGAAVTAVLLAAGRAHAGGLAALSGAGGRLVDNTSAPSGPFDALAAADLVLDGITGIGGRGGLRPDAVPLARAARDSDAVVVAVDLPSGVEADSGEVVGDALRADVTLTFGTYKCAHLIDPAREYAGAVGLVDIGLGAVLPPVPELEGLQHADVARLLPVPTGESDKYRRGVVGVVAGSARYPGAAVLAVAGALHGGAGAVRYVGPAGDAVVARFPETLVHAGPPAKAGRVQAWVVGPGLGEEPGVRDALASDVPVLVDADGLRGLDAGVVRARTAPTLLTPHAGEAAALLEVPREEVESARLTAVRELAARYGATVLLKGSTTLVADPDTALPVRVNPTGTPWLATAGSGDVLSGLTGSLLAAGLGARDAGSVGAYLHGLAARSAARGAPVSAEDVGAALRGAWRDVSEEG
- a CDS encoding alpha/beta hydrolase — translated: MSESTAGDLASAAAKAADAANGGGNWRLAGVAGTAIGVIAAGAAAGVAIERLTVGRGMRKKARLALDSAGPYGALRGTPGTAVADDGTELYFEVDDVDPETGAGAPRRRRLFGRKAPAPVTVVFSHGYCLNQDSWHFQRAALRGLVRTVFWDQRSHGRSGRGAAQQGPDAVPVSIDQLGRDLGAVIGEAAPEGPVVLVGHSMGGMTMMALAGHCPELVRDRVVGAAFVGSSSGRLGEVSFGLPVAGVNAVRRVLPGVLKALGSQTELVERGRRATADLFAGLIKRYSFSSKDVDPAVARFAERLIEGTPIDVVAEFYPAFTEHDKSDALPGFMDIPVLVLAGDRDLVTPSSHSEAIADLLPDSELVIVPDAGHLVMLEHPEAVTDRLADLLVRVGAVPAATNVGSYGSTAQPGS
- the rimI gene encoding ribosomal protein S18-alanine N-acetyltransferase; translation: MRWWDIETVLALEYDLFPEDAWSPGMFWSELAHARGPAATRRYVVAETPEGRIVGYAGLAAAGGLGDVQTIAAARDQWGTGLGSRLLTDLLQHATAFECEEVLLEVRVDNPRAQKLYERFGFEPVGFRRGYYQPGNVDALVMRLSLLDGPHGQGRTGIHG
- a CDS encoding holo-ACP synthase, translating into MIIGVGIDVAEIERFAAAMERTPAMADRLFSEPELLLPSGERRGIASLAARFAAKEALAKALGAPGGLHWTDAEVYVEESGQPRLRVRGTVAARAAELGVRAWHVSLSHDAGIASAVVIAEG
- the tsaD gene encoding tRNA (adenosine(37)-N6)-threonylcarbamoyltransferase complex transferase subunit TsaD, which gives rise to MADEPLVLGIETSCDETGVGIVRGTTLLADAIASSVDEHARFGGVVPEVASRAHLEAMVPTVERALKEAGVSARDLDGIAVTAGPGLAGALLVGVSAAKAYAYALGKPLYGVNHLASHICVDQLEHGPLPEPTMALLVSGGHSSLLLAPDITADVRPMGATIDDAAGEAFDKIARVLQLGFPGGPVIDRLAREGDPASIAFPRGLTGPRDAPYDFSFSGLKTSVARWIEAKRAAGEDVPVRDVAASFQEAVVDVLTRKAVRACKDEGVDHLMIGGGVAANSRLRALAAERCERAGIRLRVPRPGLCTDNGAMVAALGAEMVARNRPASHWDLSADSSLPVTETHVPGQGHAHGHDHVHEVSKDNLYS
- the tsaE gene encoding tRNA (adenosine(37)-N6)-threonylcarbamoyltransferase complex ATPase subunit type 1 TsaE; the protein is MEAPHSPAAETGDRTAATARTTARVTVDSPERMSELGRRLAALLRPGDLVMLTGELGAGKTTLTRGLGAGLGVRGAVTSPTFVIARVHPSLTSGPPLVHVDAYRLGGGLDEMEDLDLDVSLPDSVVVVEWGEGKVEELSDDRLHVVIDRLVGAVDPLAAQDDRREVTLTGIGGRWSGVDLASLAA
- the tsaB gene encoding tRNA (adenosine(37)-N6)-threonylcarbamoyltransferase complex dimerization subunit type 1 TsaB, whose translation is MLLLAVDTATPAVTVALHDGVSVLAAESQVDARRHGELLLPAVDRVLAGAGLALGAVTDLVVGVGPGPYTGLRVGLVTAAAFGSTLGVPVHGLCTLDGLAYAAGLDQPFAVATDARRKEVYWARYADSRTRLTEPAVDRPADIAAELAGLPVVGAGGALYPDAFPDTRTPAHQSAAALASLAAERLAAGDTDGFLPPLPLYLRRPDAQVPKNYKVVTPR